The following are encoded in a window of Stieleria sp. JC731 genomic DNA:
- a CDS encoding DUF1501 domain-containing protein — protein sequence MVSNHTQIARRTFLRRTGLGAAALTSLMQNSSSASSITQHHPAKVKRVIHLCMAGGPSHLETFDYKPMLEKLDGKPMPSSVTEGQPIAQLQGRELKIMGPQHRFSPRGDSGLMISDVFPHISGLADQMCVINSMHTEQINHDPAHTFFNTGTAISGRPSMGAWVLYGLGAETENLPGFIVLTSEGGGQSQPISSRQWHSGFLPSRFQGVQMHASGSPVHYVENPGGINRLQQREIIDAVAMINSQRNRQRKDPEIATRLAAYEMAFRMQASVPELTDMSDETQATIDRYGCTPGDGSFASNCLLARRLAERGVRFIQLYHRGWDHHGGVKKGVQTTAGLVDQATAALVNDLKQRGMLEDTLIIWGGEFGRTPMAQGSGRDHHIKGFSTWMLGGGVRGGVSYGATDEFGYNAVENKVHVRDFHATMLHLLGIDHNRLTYKFQGLDFRLTGVEEAHVVRDVLA from the coding sequence ATGGTTTCAAATCATACGCAGATTGCACGCCGGACTTTTTTGCGTCGTACCGGTTTAGGGGCGGCTGCCCTGACGAGTTTGATGCAAAACAGTTCCTCGGCATCGTCAATCACGCAGCACCACCCCGCAAAGGTTAAACGCGTGATCCACCTTTGCATGGCAGGTGGTCCGAGTCATTTAGAGACCTTTGACTACAAGCCAATGCTTGAAAAACTGGACGGCAAACCCATGCCGTCGTCGGTTACCGAAGGGCAGCCGATTGCACAATTGCAGGGGCGCGAGTTGAAAATCATGGGCCCGCAACATCGCTTCTCGCCTCGCGGTGACAGTGGGTTGATGATCTCCGACGTGTTTCCACACATCAGTGGCCTCGCCGATCAAATGTGCGTGATCAATTCCATGCACACCGAACAAATCAATCACGATCCGGCGCATACATTTTTCAACACGGGGACCGCAATCAGCGGTCGGCCTTCGATGGGGGCGTGGGTGCTGTACGGTTTGGGAGCTGAGACGGAAAACCTGCCCGGGTTCATTGTGCTGACCAGTGAAGGCGGTGGACAGAGCCAGCCGATCAGTTCGCGACAATGGCATTCCGGTTTTTTGCCCAGTCGTTTTCAAGGCGTCCAGATGCACGCCAGCGGCAGCCCGGTGCACTACGTCGAAAATCCAGGCGGAATCAACCGGCTACAGCAACGAGAGATCATCGATGCGGTCGCGATGATCAATTCGCAGCGCAACCGACAACGCAAGGATCCCGAAATCGCGACACGGTTGGCAGCCTATGAAATGGCGTTCCGTATGCAAGCGTCTGTCCCTGAGCTAACGGACATGTCGGACGAGACCCAGGCGACCATTGATCGCTACGGTTGCACGCCAGGAGACGGTTCTTTCGCAAGTAACTGTTTGCTTGCCAGACGTCTTGCCGAGCGAGGTGTCCGATTCATTCAGCTTTACCATCGCGGCTGGGATCATCATGGTGGTGTCAAGAAAGGTGTCCAGACGACTGCCGGTCTGGTCGATCAAGCCACCGCGGCGTTGGTCAATGATCTAAAGCAACGAGGCATGCTGGAAGACACGTTGATCATTTGGGGCGGCGAATTCGGAAGAACCCCAATGGCGCAGGGGAGCGGCCGTGATCATCACATCAAAGGGTTCTCGACGTGGATGCTGGGCGGAGGAGTTCGAGGTGGCGTTTCGTACGGAGCGACCGACGAGTTTGGATACAACGCGGTCGAGAATAAAGTCCATGTCCGAGACTTTCACGCGACGATGCTGCATTTACTGGGGATCGACCACAATCGGTTGACCTACAAATTCCAGGGATTGGATTTTCGGCTTACCGGAGTTGAGGAAGCACACGTTGTTAGAGATGTGCTGGCGTGA
- a CDS encoding PSD1 and planctomycete cytochrome C domain-containing protein, which yields MIATNQISRLFIRIGCDKRPSICAVFSLQVLLSILTIGASEAAEVRFNRDVRPILTDKCFACHGPDAKTVEGGLRLDLREQAVEESGAIIPGDADASEVIARVLSDDDDLVMPPQKSHKTLTESEKQTLRDWINHGAKYERHWAYEPMRTELLSEASSLNEVIDTAISRKLDEIGLQAAEQADPVTLIRRLSFDLNGLPPSSADVQGFVEDPTAENYAKLVERYLDSPRFGERMAIYWLDLVRYADTVGYHGDQNVSQSPYRDYVISAFNANKPYDQFVREQLAGDLLPETSLEQLVASGYNRLNQTTEEGGSQAKEYLAIYFADRVRNVSQVFMGATMGCAQCHDHKYDPYTTRDFYSLGAFFADLEERGVYSARSRPPMIPVPTAKQKSELDGIDRQISELESQTETLKGTLRDAYPSWEQTEREQIDDAKTQTFLLVDDQFPGEANRSGSWDFVEPEFGVHSGSKARRQHSAGLVQHYFEGLKQPVEVTDQTSFYCWVYLDPKNPPSALMLQINDGDWSQRKVWGSDAIEYGRKPESDAAYRRAGGLPEAGQWVKLKVDAAEVELKPGSKVNGIAFTQYGGTVYWDEAGYEKDDRKSEAFRTALVIDDASRNDAQRKLLFDAYLKQSVPMIEHQKAIEGAKQSRQRLLDSVTQTVISKAGEPREIRVLPRGNWMDDSGDVVTPAIPAFLGDLQIEGRRANRLDLADWICDEENPLAARTMANRIWKLLFGRGICQSVDDLGGQGTYPSYPDLLDALSVSFVRSGWDTKQLIRSIVLSDAYQRSSTPREPQLTRDPYNEWFARQGRFPLDAEMIRDAALSVSGLLVEKVGGESVHPYQPAGYYAQLNFPRREYAADENEDQYRRGVYTHWQRTFLHPMMKAFDAPSREECTAARARSNTPLQALVLLNDPTFVEAARVFAERIMREGGSTIESKIDFAYQTAVSRSSDKAIQSALSDLYQSHLSQFQNDPEAASQVLSQGIAKVDQGLQPNELAAWTSVARVLLNLQESITRY from the coding sequence ATGATTGCAACCAATCAAATCTCTCGATTGTTCATTCGCATCGGTTGTGATAAACGGCCTTCGATTTGTGCCGTATTCTCACTGCAGGTGCTGCTGTCCATTCTAACCATCGGGGCATCCGAGGCAGCCGAAGTGCGGTTCAACCGCGACGTAAGGCCGATTTTGACGGACAAATGTTTTGCCTGTCACGGACCCGATGCAAAAACGGTTGAAGGCGGTTTGCGTCTAGATCTACGCGAACAAGCCGTCGAGGAAAGCGGTGCCATTATTCCTGGTGACGCCGATGCGAGCGAGGTCATTGCTCGGGTGCTAAGTGACGATGATGACTTGGTGATGCCACCGCAAAAATCGCACAAAACACTGACCGAAAGCGAAAAGCAAACCCTTCGGGACTGGATCAACCACGGAGCCAAGTACGAACGTCATTGGGCTTACGAACCGATGCGAACAGAGTTGCTTTCCGAAGCAAGTTCGCTGAACGAAGTGATCGATACCGCGATCAGTCGGAAGCTTGATGAGATCGGACTTCAAGCAGCCGAGCAGGCAGATCCGGTAACGTTGATTCGTCGGCTGTCGTTTGACCTAAATGGTCTGCCACCATCATCGGCCGATGTTCAAGGGTTCGTCGAGGACCCGACTGCGGAAAACTACGCAAAGCTAGTCGAGCGTTATTTGGATTCACCTCGTTTCGGCGAACGGATGGCAATCTATTGGTTGGATCTCGTTCGCTACGCCGATACGGTGGGCTATCACGGTGATCAAAACGTTTCACAGTCGCCTTATCGTGACTACGTCATCAGCGCGTTCAACGCGAACAAACCCTATGACCAATTTGTCCGCGAGCAGCTTGCCGGTGACTTGCTGCCTGAAACTAGTTTGGAACAGCTCGTCGCGTCCGGATACAACCGACTGAATCAGACGACGGAAGAAGGTGGATCGCAAGCGAAGGAGTATCTGGCGATCTATTTCGCTGACCGTGTGCGCAACGTGTCACAGGTTTTTATGGGCGCGACGATGGGCTGTGCCCAATGCCACGACCACAAGTACGATCCCTACACGACACGAGATTTTTATTCGCTGGGTGCGTTTTTTGCTGATCTGGAAGAACGAGGAGTTTACTCCGCACGCAGCCGTCCCCCGATGATTCCCGTGCCGACAGCGAAGCAAAAGTCTGAATTAGACGGTATCGATCGGCAGATCAGCGAGTTGGAGTCCCAAACCGAGACTTTGAAAGGGACATTGCGTGATGCCTATCCAAGCTGGGAGCAGACCGAGCGTGAACAGATTGACGATGCGAAAACCCAAACGTTTTTATTGGTGGACGATCAGTTTCCAGGTGAAGCGAACCGAAGTGGATCGTGGGATTTTGTCGAGCCTGAATTTGGTGTGCACTCAGGTTCCAAAGCGCGACGCCAACATTCCGCAGGTCTCGTGCAACACTACTTTGAAGGATTGAAGCAGCCCGTCGAAGTAACTGACCAAACCTCGTTTTATTGCTGGGTTTATCTTGACCCCAAAAATCCTCCCTCCGCATTGATGCTTCAAATCAATGATGGTGATTGGAGCCAACGTAAAGTTTGGGGAAGCGATGCGATCGAATATGGACGCAAGCCAGAAAGCGATGCGGCGTATCGACGTGCTGGTGGACTTCCCGAAGCGGGGCAGTGGGTCAAGCTAAAAGTCGATGCCGCAGAAGTTGAATTGAAACCCGGGTCGAAAGTCAACGGGATCGCGTTCACTCAGTATGGCGGCACCGTCTACTGGGACGAGGCGGGCTATGAGAAAGATGATCGCAAGAGCGAGGCCTTTAGAACTGCTCTAGTGATCGATGACGCATCACGCAACGATGCTCAGAGGAAGCTTTTGTTCGATGCTTATCTGAAGCAGTCTGTTCCGATGATCGAGCACCAAAAAGCGATTGAAGGTGCCAAGCAGTCTCGCCAGCGTTTGCTGGATTCGGTAACACAGACGGTGATATCGAAGGCTGGTGAGCCTCGGGAAATTCGCGTGTTGCCACGTGGCAATTGGATGGACGATTCTGGTGATGTCGTGACCCCCGCGATTCCGGCCTTTCTGGGGGATTTGCAAATCGAAGGACGTCGAGCGAACCGGTTGGACCTTGCCGATTGGATTTGCGACGAAGAAAACCCACTCGCCGCCAGGACAATGGCGAACCGGATATGGAAGTTGTTGTTTGGTCGAGGGATCTGCCAAAGCGTTGACGATTTAGGTGGCCAGGGAACCTATCCATCGTATCCAGATCTTTTGGACGCGTTGTCGGTTAGCTTTGTCCGATCCGGCTGGGATACGAAACAGTTGATTCGTTCGATTGTGCTATCCGATGCGTATCAAAGATCGTCAACCCCGAGAGAACCTCAGCTGACACGAGATCCCTACAACGAATGGTTCGCTCGGCAAGGCAGATTCCCTTTGGATGCAGAGATGATTCGCGATGCGGCGTTGTCGGTTAGCGGATTGCTAGTCGAAAAGGTTGGCGGCGAAAGCGTGCATCCCTATCAACCCGCCGGCTACTATGCCCAATTGAATTTTCCCAGACGTGAGTATGCCGCTGATGAGAACGAAGACCAATACCGTCGCGGCGTTTATACACATTGGCAGCGAACGTTTTTGCATCCGATGATGAAGGCCTTCGATGCCCCCAGCCGCGAAGAATGTACCGCGGCAAGGGCGCGATCGAACACGCCGCTTCAAGCTTTGGTGCTTCTCAACGATCCGACATTTGTCGAAGCCGCTCGCGTCTTTGCTGAGCGAATCATGCGTGAAGGTGGTTCGACAATCGAATCGAAAATCGATTTCGCCTATCAGACGGCGGTGTCCAGGTCTTCTGATAAGGCGATTCAAAGCGCGCTTTCCGACCTGTACCAGTCTCACCTTTCACAGTTTCAGAACGATCCTGAAGCCGCATCGCAAGTTTTGTCACAGGGCATTGCGAAAGTCGACCAGGGGCTTCAACCGAACGAATTGGCTGCATGGACCAGCGTCGCGCGAGTACTGCTAAACCTGCAAGAGTCAATCACACGCTACTAG